In a genomic window of Niallia taxi:
- a CDS encoding alpha/beta hydrolase, protein MEEIIERTVAGRKLYIYLPPSYHQTDHHYPAVYVHDGHYLFSHNLERLKESYFRQEMKEVIFIGMEPIDRLHEYTPWPAESLTSDFPAFKGEGNRYLQEWKNSIKAYMDSNYRTIPNMKETGMLGASLGGLITLFALFTTGYKIGKYGLISPSLWFPDILKYMETQDCKIEGKKLYLYVGSEEGKGKTNIQNNMVQAVKDANDILKQKGFSQDNLHFEIKLLANHHREFFIEQFFTALRWLYRQ, encoded by the coding sequence ATGGAAGAGATTATTGAAAGAACCGTTGCTGGCAGGAAGCTGTATATTTATTTGCCTCCCAGCTACCATCAAACAGATCATCATTATCCAGCAGTGTATGTGCATGATGGCCACTATTTATTTTCTCATAATCTCGAAAGATTAAAAGAAAGCTATTTCCGCCAAGAAATGAAAGAAGTGATTTTTATTGGTATGGAACCGATTGATAGACTTCATGAGTATACTCCGTGGCCTGCAGAGAGCTTAACATCAGATTTTCCAGCTTTTAAGGGAGAAGGAAATCGATATTTGCAAGAATGGAAGAATTCTATTAAAGCATATATGGATAGCAACTACCGCACAATTCCGAATATGAAGGAAACAGGTATGCTTGGCGCCTCTCTAGGTGGCCTAATCACACTGTTTGCGCTGTTTACAACAGGTTACAAAATAGGAAAATACGGTTTAATTTCCCCATCCTTATGGTTTCCAGACATACTTAAATACATGGAAACACAAGACTGCAAAATTGAGGGGAAGAAGCTGTATTTATATGTTGGCAGTGAAGAAGGAAAAGGAAAAACGAATATTCAAAATAACATGGTTCAAGCTGTAAAAGACGCTAATGACATCCTAAAGCAAAAGGGGTTCTCACAGGATAATCTCCATTTTGAAATTAAGCTACTTGCTAATCATCATCGTGAATTCTTTATCGAGCAATTTTTCACTGCTTTACGCTGGCTATACAGGCAATGA
- a CDS encoding FecCD family ABC transporter permease: MIVAVLLALILAAGYYSITNGVYPITFNQFFESIFRLQQQEDIDLVIFELRLPRLVLALLIGFGLGVGGAVLQGITKNGLADPAILGINSGAGAFIVAYMILFQGTFSGDQLLMKLLMPLIGMVGGLFAASIIFLLAWNRITGLDSQRLLLTGIAISTGFGSLSMFLSLKMKAQDFEMATVWLNGTIYNATWTYVVSILPWFLLVVPFIIIKAFKLDLFRLQENVMKGLGIQVEKEKWLLMAGAVVLVSSCVSVSGSIGFIGLICPHIARLLVGLKHRHSLLVCGLVGMLLLTVADFIGRSVVAPAEISVGIILSIIGAPFFIFLLVKAKV; the protein is encoded by the coding sequence ATAATTGTTGCTGTCTTACTTGCGTTAATACTTGCAGCGGGGTATTACAGCATCACAAATGGCGTGTACCCAATCACCTTCAATCAATTCTTTGAAAGTATCTTCCGCTTGCAGCAACAGGAGGATATTGATTTAGTTATTTTCGAATTAAGACTGCCAAGACTTGTACTTGCCTTACTGATTGGCTTTGGACTTGGAGTTGGAGGTGCAGTCCTGCAGGGGATAACAAAGAACGGGCTGGCAGATCCAGCAATTCTCGGCATAAACAGTGGAGCAGGAGCCTTTATTGTTGCATATATGATCCTTTTTCAAGGCACCTTTTCTGGAGATCAGTTGTTGATGAAGCTGCTTATGCCGCTGATTGGAATGGTCGGCGGGTTATTTGCGGCAAGTATTATTTTCCTGTTAGCATGGAATCGAATTACCGGCCTTGACTCCCAGCGGCTGCTTTTAACGGGGATTGCTATTAGTACAGGGTTTGGATCTCTTTCAATGTTTCTATCCTTGAAGATGAAAGCACAGGATTTTGAAATGGCAACAGTTTGGCTAAACGGAACAATTTATAATGCTACATGGACTTATGTTGTTTCGATTCTGCCTTGGTTTTTGCTTGTCGTGCCATTTATTATCATTAAAGCCTTCAAGCTTGATTTATTTAGACTGCAAGAGAATGTGATGAAGGGGCTTGGCATACAGGTCGAGAAAGAAAAATGGCTGTTAATGGCAGGTGCAGTCGTTTTAGTTAGCTCCTGTGTTTCTGTTTCTGGAAGCATTGGATTTATTGGCCTTATTTGTCCTCATATTGCAAGACTTCTTGTCGGTTTAAAGCACCGCCATTCCTTGCTGGTTTGTGGGCTTGTCGGTATGCTGCTCCTGACAGTAGCTGATTTTATCGGCAGAAGTGTTGTCGCGCCTGCAGAGATTTCTGTTGGGATTATTTTAAGTATAATCGGTGCACCATTTTTCATCTTTTTGTTAGTTAAAGCGAAAGTGTAG